In Vanessa tameamea isolate UH-Manoa-2023 chromosome 25, ilVanTame1 primary haplotype, whole genome shotgun sequence, a single window of DNA contains:
- the Vps15 gene encoding phosphoinositide 3-kinase regulatory subunit 4 isoform X3, with protein MGNQLVGVAPSQIFPVEHYLSDHVDLTFDQSLGSTRFFKVARARTREGLVVVKVFAVHDPSLPLAEHKERILKIKEQLASAFNCLPFQRVILTDKAGLLMREYCKCSVYDRMATRPFLTVLEKKWITFQVLYALHRMHKLGICHGDIKLENIMVTSWLWVLLTDIASFKPTFLPDDNPADFSYFFDTSRRRLCYVAPERFVKAPDPNVRPTGDDRNSGLLLSESPCKVGELVPSMDIFSTGCALLELWNDGTPALDLPGLLAYRNGEDRPPTMTLPDTCEPELRNLLHSMTERNPKDRRSAELYLDEARGTLFPEYFYSFLQSYMLIFSAQPILPADEKITRIYQDIKNIIKIFTQPSNSKNYQDLVEETTENQKVEIDALIKEGFRVMTVNVTDFEEENDNKTPETKVMGPDSEGLILITSLVTSCIRGLHHCTSKLHCLEILQLLCENSSSEIILDRILPYIIYLSHAGEARVRACAVWCAARCVSCVRWLPAQDCNVFPEYILPELAPRATDPALPVRIAYADNIAKLAETALRFLDQTQNMADKEAANINYETELSALHEMVRSTVSYLLTDSQAVVKRALVENGITKLCVFFGKQKANDVILSHMVTFLNDKEEVALRGCFFERVVGVASYVGQHAAPILLPLLQQGLTDQSEWIIAKALRATSSLAELGLLPKQSLCDLVAESAVYLAHPNLWIRHEVCGLVSCVASLLNPIDVNCKILPLVWPHLKHKLIQVERAELLLESLSEPIPRKVLDAVLRHGDVDRLVQTLRERRSARLKVKQGMMPQYSEMGQQLKNLFRRLASDGMTEHVENQLLAMSAHLIKIQSSLTQHITDAPGRLVLTGGGKSRAVQLDSDALPVDKIYQQSVQRRSHKTSLSQETQMNTEWQHMFGQAQDQVSVKDSMAPCRMELRNLISRMQQKFQKSLRSHDDNVEASEDLQPPATWRPGNQLLAYLHEHKARVNQLVRLPSQRGLFGSCSDDGTVRLWDANRLQGHAYVNKSKSMYNRSAGPVISLAACEGGQSLVAATQEGSIFVLRLDSGSSRMSLSQCRQLERGSDACVACASAGGVHAGVISYATLGAALVGWDLRAPGNAWKLQGDLKQGVYTCLYANSAGYLAVGTSSGAVCVWDLRFGLPITSVKHPNSERIRRVVGFGGGSSRVWAAGARDAAAWCLESTQRTHALWPATAGAQPLHYSAASSHYMTAAYCGTRDGSRFLISGGSDQRLRFWDLQHPEDSHVLLHAPHDQMHSVKYRSRIIDGTTVIQECCKSNPSTPPSLQEDNVYRTVESRSFYHTAPITDITLVEGNRCYLVSSSADGVINVWK; from the exons ATGGGCAATCAACTAGTTGGTGTAGCACCTTCACAGATATTTCCAGTCGAGCACTATTTAAGTGATCACGTTGATTTAACTTTCGATCAAAG TCTCGGTTCAACAAGGTTTTTTAAAGTAGCAAGAGCCCGTACTAGAGAAGGTTTAGTTGTAGTAAAAGTGTTTGCCGTCCATGACCCATCTTTGCCACTGGCTGAACATAAGGAGAGGATATTGAAGATAAAGGAACAGCTTGCATCTGCTTTTAATTGCTTACCCTTTCAAAGAGTTATA TTGACAGACAAAGCTGGTCTACTTATGAGAGAATACTGTAAGTGTAGCGTCTATGATAGAATGGCTACTCGACCATTCCTCACGGTACTGGAGAAGAAGTGGATAACATTCCAAGTCCTGTATGCTTTGCACCGGATGCACAAGCTTGGCATATGTCATGGTGATATTAAG ctaGAGAACATTATGGTGACCTCGTGGTTATGGGTTCTGCTGACTGACATCGCGTCGTTCAAGCCGACTTTCCTGCCGGATGACAATCCCGCAGACTTCAGCTACTTCTTCGACACTTCGAGGCGAAGGCTCTGCTATGTAGCACCCGAGAGATTCGTAAAAGCCCCAGACCCTAATGTCAGACCTACG GGAGATGACAGGAACAGCGGCCTGTTACTGAGCGAGTCGCCGTGCAAAGTCGGAGAACTGGTTCCCAGCATGGATATATTTTCTACAGG GTGTGCTCTCCTAGAACTCTGGAATGACGGTACGCCAGCTCTCGACCTTCCAGGGTTGTTAGCTTACCGAAATGGCGAAGATCGACCGCCAACGATGACTCTACCAGATACATGCGAGCCAGAACTTCGAAACCTCTTGCATTCCATGACAGAAAGAAATCCTAAAGATAGGCGAAGTGCTGAACTATACTTAGACGAAGCCAGGGGCAC ATTATTTCCTGAATATTTTTACTCATTCCTCCAATCGTATATGTTGATATTTTCCGCGCAACCGATACTACCGGCGGACGAGAAAATAACTCGCATCTACcaagacattaaaaatatcatcaaaatcttCACTCAACCATCGAATTCCAAGAACTATCAGGACCTGGTCGAAGAGACCACCGAGAACCAGAAGGTTGAAATCGACGCACTAATAAAGGAAGGATTCAGGGTTATGACGGTTAATGTTACGGATTTTGAGGAAGAAAATGACAACAAGACCCCGGAAACGAAAGTGATGGGTCCGGACAGTGAAGGGTTGATTCTGATTACGTCACTGGTGACGTCGTGCATCAGAGGATTGCATCATTGCACGTCGAAGTTACATTGTTTGGAAATATTGCAGCTGCTCTGCGAAAATTCCAGTTCTGAGATCATTTTGGATAGGATATTGCCGTATATT ATCTACCTGTCGCACGCGGGCGAGGCGCGCGTGCGCGCGTGCGCCGTGTGGTGCGCGGCGCGCTGCGTGTCGTGCGTGCGCTGGCTGCCGGCGCAGGACTGCAACGTGTTCCCCGAGTACATCCTGCCCGAGCTGGCCCCGCGCGCCACCGACCCCGCGCTGCCCGTGCGCATCGCCTACGCCGACAACATCG CTAAACTAGCAGAAACAGCGCTGAGATTCCTCGATCAGACGCAGAACATGGCTGATAAAGAGGCAGCGAATATAAACTACGAAACTGAACTCTCAGCGCTGCATGAAAtg gTCCGCTCCACTGTATCGTACTTACTGACAGACTCGCAGGCGGTCGTGAAACGAGCTCTCGTTGAAAACGGTATCACGAAGCTTTGCGTATTCTTTGGAAAGCAGAAAG cgaACGACGTTATTCTCTCGCATATGGTGACATTCTTGAACGATAAAGAGGAGGTTGCCCTGCGAGGATGTTTCTTTGAGAGGGTCGTGGGGGTCGCGTCGTATGTGGGCCAGCACGCTGCACCCATACTTTTGCCATTGCTGCAACAG GGCTTGACGGATCAATCTGAATGGATTATAGCGAAGGCTCTGCGAGCTACCAGCAGCCTGGCTGAGCTGGGACTGCTGCCGAAGCAATCGTTGTGTGATCTCGTCGCAGAGAGTGCGGTCTACCTCGCACATCCCAACTTATGG ATACGTCACGAGGTATGCGGCTTGGTGTCGTGTGTAGCGAGTCTGTTGAATCCGATCGATGTTAATTGCAAGATACTGCCGCTTGTCTGGCCGCACCTTAAGCACAAACTTATACAG GTTGAAAGAGCTGAACTTCTTCTAGAGAGTCTGTCGGAGCCCATACCGAGGAAGGTTCTGGATGCAGTCTTGAGACACGGCGACGTGGACCGACTCGTGCAGACTCTCAGGGAAAGGCGGAGTGCTAGACTCAAG GTTAAACAAGGAATGATGCCCCAGTATTCGGAAATGGGGCAACagcttaagaatttatttagaaGACTAGCGTCCGATG GTATGACGGAACACGTAGAGAATCAATTGTTGGCGATGAGTGCGCATCTTATCAAAATACAAAGTTCCCTGACGCAG CACATCACGGACGCGCCGGGCCGGCTGGTGCTGACCGGCGGGGGGAAGTCCCGGGCCGTGCAGCTCGACAGCGACGCGCTGCCCGTCGACAAGATCTACCAACAATCCGTGCAAAG AAGGTCTCATAAAACGTCGCTGTCCCAAGAAACGCAAATGAACACGGAGTGGCAACACATGTTCGGACAGGCCCAGGATCAAGTGTCCGTCAAAG ATAGCATGGCGCCATGTCGGATGGAATTAAGAAATCTAATATCGCGAATGCAACAGAAATTCCAGAAGTCATTGAG AAGTCACGACGACAATGTGGAGGCCAGTGAAGACCTTCAGCCACCAGCGACTTGGAGGCCTGGAAATCAGTTACTGGCTTACTTACACGAACACAA AGCACGCGTGAACCAGCTGGTGCGTCTGCCGTCGCAGCGCGGGCTCTTCGGCTCGTGCTCCGACGACGGCACCGTGAGACTCTGGGACGCCAACCGGCTTCAGGGACACGCTTACGTTAATAA GTCGAAATCCATGTATAATCGTAGTGCCGGTCCCGTGATATCACTCGCGGCTTGTGAAGGGGGGCAGTCCTTAGTGGCAGCTACTCAGGAGGGATCTATATTTGTACTCAG ACTGGACAGTGGCTCGTCGCGCATGAGCCTGTCCCAGTGCCGTCAGCTGGAGCGCGGGTCTGACGCGTGCGTGGCGTGCGCCTCCGCCGGTGGAGTGCACGCTGGAGTCATCTCCTACGCCACGCTGGGAGCCGCGCTCGTGGGCTGGGACCTGCGTGCGCCGG GTAATGCATGGAAGCTTCAGGGCGACCTGAAACAGGGTGTATACACTTGCCTGTACGCGAATAGCGCAGGATACTTGGCCGTTGGAACTTCAAGCGGAGCCGTTTGCGTGTGGGATTTAAGATTCGGTCTGCCCATCACGTCGGTTAAACATCCTAACT CGGAGCGTATCCGGCGCGTGGTGGGCTTCGGCGGCGGCTCGTCGCGCGTGTGGGCGGCGGGCGCGCGTGACGCGGCGGCGTGGTGCCTCGAGTCCACGCAGCGCACGCACGCGCTGTGGCCCGCCACCGCCGGCGCGCAGCCGCTGCACTACTCCGCCGCC TCGTCGCATTACATGACCGCCGCGTATTGTGGAACACGAGACGGAAGCAGGTTCCTCATATCCGGTGGGTCGGACCAACGGCTCCGTTTCTGGGACCTGCAGCATCCTGAGGACTCGCACGTGCTGCTTCACGCACCCCACGACCAGATGCATTCGGTCAAATATAG AAGTAGAATCATCGACGGAACGACAGTAATCCAGGAGTGCTGTAAGTCCAACCCGTCAACGCCTCCCTCGCTCCAAGAGGACAACGTGTACCGAACTGTGGAGTCTAGGAGCTTCTATCACACCGCACCCATCACAGACATCACTCTCGTCGAGGGGAACAGGTGTTATCTAGTTAGTTCCTCCGCCGACGGTGTGATAAATGTGTGGAAATAG
- the Vps15 gene encoding phosphoinositide 3-kinase regulatory subunit 4 isoform X4: protein MGNQLVGVAPSQIFPVEHYLSDHVDLTFDQSLGSTRFFKVARARTREGLVVVKVFAVHDPSLPLAEHKERILKIKEQLASAFNCLPFQRVILTDKAGLLMREYCKCSVYDRMATRPFLTVLEKKWITFQVLYALHRMHKLGICHGDIKLENIMVTSWLWVLLTDIASFKPTFLPDDNPADFSYFFDTSRRRLCYVAPERFVKAPDPNVRPTGDDRNSGLLLSESPCKVGELVPSMDIFSTGCALLELWNDGTPALDLPGLLAYRNGEDRPPTMTLPDTCEPELRNLLHSMTERNPKDRRSAELYLDEARGTLFPEYFYSFLQSYMLIFSAQPILPADEKITRIYQDIKNIIKIFTQPSNSKNYQDLVEETTENQKVEIDALIKEGFRVMTVNVTDFEEENDNKTPETKVMGPDSEGLILITSLVTSCIRGLHHCTSKLHCLEILQLLCENSSSEIILDRILPYIIYLSHAGEARVRACAVWCAARCVSCVRWLPAQDCNVFPEYILPELAPRATDPALPVRIAYADNIAKLAETALRFLDQTQNMADKEAANINYETELSALHEMVRSTVSYLLTDSQAVVKRALVENGITKLCVFFGKQKANDVILSHMVTFLNDKEEVALRGCFFERVVGVASYVGQHAAPILLPLLQQGLTDQSEWIIAKALRATSSLAELGLLPKQSLCDLVAESAVYLAHPNLWIRHEVCGLVSCVASLLNPIDVNCKILPLVWPHLKHKLIQVERAELLLESLSEPIPRKVLDAVLRHGDVDRLVQTLRERRSARLKVKQGMMPQYSEMGQQLKNLFRRLASDGMTEHVENQLLAMSAHLIKIQSSLTQHITDAPGRLVLTGGGKSRAVQLDSDALPVDKIYQQSVQRSHKTSLSQETQMNTEWQHMFGQAQDQVSVKDSMAPCRMELRNLISRMQQKFQKSLRSHDDNVEASEDLQPPATWRPGNQLLAYLHEHKARVNQLVRLPSQRGLFGSCSDDGTVRLWDANRLQGHAYVNKSKSMYNRSAGPVISLAACEGGQSLVAATQEGSIFVLRLDSGSSRMSLSQCRQLERGSDACVACASAGGVHAGVISYATLGAALVGWDLRAPGNAWKLQGDLKQGVYTCLYANSAGYLAVGTSSGAVCVWDLRFGLPITSVKHPNSERIRRVVGFGGGSSRVWAAGARDAAAWCLESTQRTHALWPATAGAQPLHYSAASSHYMTAAYCGTRDGSRFLISGGSDQRLRFWDLQHPEDSHVLLHAPHDQMHSVKYRSRIIDGTTVIQECCKSNPSTPPSLQEDNVYRTVESRSFYHTAPITDITLVEGNRCYLVSSSADGVINVWK, encoded by the exons ATGGGCAATCAACTAGTTGGTGTAGCACCTTCACAGATATTTCCAGTCGAGCACTATTTAAGTGATCACGTTGATTTAACTTTCGATCAAAG TCTCGGTTCAACAAGGTTTTTTAAAGTAGCAAGAGCCCGTACTAGAGAAGGTTTAGTTGTAGTAAAAGTGTTTGCCGTCCATGACCCATCTTTGCCACTGGCTGAACATAAGGAGAGGATATTGAAGATAAAGGAACAGCTTGCATCTGCTTTTAATTGCTTACCCTTTCAAAGAGTTATA TTGACAGACAAAGCTGGTCTACTTATGAGAGAATACTGTAAGTGTAGCGTCTATGATAGAATGGCTACTCGACCATTCCTCACGGTACTGGAGAAGAAGTGGATAACATTCCAAGTCCTGTATGCTTTGCACCGGATGCACAAGCTTGGCATATGTCATGGTGATATTAAG ctaGAGAACATTATGGTGACCTCGTGGTTATGGGTTCTGCTGACTGACATCGCGTCGTTCAAGCCGACTTTCCTGCCGGATGACAATCCCGCAGACTTCAGCTACTTCTTCGACACTTCGAGGCGAAGGCTCTGCTATGTAGCACCCGAGAGATTCGTAAAAGCCCCAGACCCTAATGTCAGACCTACG GGAGATGACAGGAACAGCGGCCTGTTACTGAGCGAGTCGCCGTGCAAAGTCGGAGAACTGGTTCCCAGCATGGATATATTTTCTACAGG GTGTGCTCTCCTAGAACTCTGGAATGACGGTACGCCAGCTCTCGACCTTCCAGGGTTGTTAGCTTACCGAAATGGCGAAGATCGACCGCCAACGATGACTCTACCAGATACATGCGAGCCAGAACTTCGAAACCTCTTGCATTCCATGACAGAAAGAAATCCTAAAGATAGGCGAAGTGCTGAACTATACTTAGACGAAGCCAGGGGCAC ATTATTTCCTGAATATTTTTACTCATTCCTCCAATCGTATATGTTGATATTTTCCGCGCAACCGATACTACCGGCGGACGAGAAAATAACTCGCATCTACcaagacattaaaaatatcatcaaaatcttCACTCAACCATCGAATTCCAAGAACTATCAGGACCTGGTCGAAGAGACCACCGAGAACCAGAAGGTTGAAATCGACGCACTAATAAAGGAAGGATTCAGGGTTATGACGGTTAATGTTACGGATTTTGAGGAAGAAAATGACAACAAGACCCCGGAAACGAAAGTGATGGGTCCGGACAGTGAAGGGTTGATTCTGATTACGTCACTGGTGACGTCGTGCATCAGAGGATTGCATCATTGCACGTCGAAGTTACATTGTTTGGAAATATTGCAGCTGCTCTGCGAAAATTCCAGTTCTGAGATCATTTTGGATAGGATATTGCCGTATATT ATCTACCTGTCGCACGCGGGCGAGGCGCGCGTGCGCGCGTGCGCCGTGTGGTGCGCGGCGCGCTGCGTGTCGTGCGTGCGCTGGCTGCCGGCGCAGGACTGCAACGTGTTCCCCGAGTACATCCTGCCCGAGCTGGCCCCGCGCGCCACCGACCCCGCGCTGCCCGTGCGCATCGCCTACGCCGACAACATCG CTAAACTAGCAGAAACAGCGCTGAGATTCCTCGATCAGACGCAGAACATGGCTGATAAAGAGGCAGCGAATATAAACTACGAAACTGAACTCTCAGCGCTGCATGAAAtg gTCCGCTCCACTGTATCGTACTTACTGACAGACTCGCAGGCGGTCGTGAAACGAGCTCTCGTTGAAAACGGTATCACGAAGCTTTGCGTATTCTTTGGAAAGCAGAAAG cgaACGACGTTATTCTCTCGCATATGGTGACATTCTTGAACGATAAAGAGGAGGTTGCCCTGCGAGGATGTTTCTTTGAGAGGGTCGTGGGGGTCGCGTCGTATGTGGGCCAGCACGCTGCACCCATACTTTTGCCATTGCTGCAACAG GGCTTGACGGATCAATCTGAATGGATTATAGCGAAGGCTCTGCGAGCTACCAGCAGCCTGGCTGAGCTGGGACTGCTGCCGAAGCAATCGTTGTGTGATCTCGTCGCAGAGAGTGCGGTCTACCTCGCACATCCCAACTTATGG ATACGTCACGAGGTATGCGGCTTGGTGTCGTGTGTAGCGAGTCTGTTGAATCCGATCGATGTTAATTGCAAGATACTGCCGCTTGTCTGGCCGCACCTTAAGCACAAACTTATACAG GTTGAAAGAGCTGAACTTCTTCTAGAGAGTCTGTCGGAGCCCATACCGAGGAAGGTTCTGGATGCAGTCTTGAGACACGGCGACGTGGACCGACTCGTGCAGACTCTCAGGGAAAGGCGGAGTGCTAGACTCAAG GTTAAACAAGGAATGATGCCCCAGTATTCGGAAATGGGGCAACagcttaagaatttatttagaaGACTAGCGTCCGATG GTATGACGGAACACGTAGAGAATCAATTGTTGGCGATGAGTGCGCATCTTATCAAAATACAAAGTTCCCTGACGCAG CACATCACGGACGCGCCGGGCCGGCTGGTGCTGACCGGCGGGGGGAAGTCCCGGGCCGTGCAGCTCGACAGCGACGCGCTGCCCGTCGACAAGATCTACCAACAATCCGTGCAAAG GTCTCATAAAACGTCGCTGTCCCAAGAAACGCAAATGAACACGGAGTGGCAACACATGTTCGGACAGGCCCAGGATCAAGTGTCCGTCAAAG ATAGCATGGCGCCATGTCGGATGGAATTAAGAAATCTAATATCGCGAATGCAACAGAAATTCCAGAAGTCATTGAG AAGTCACGACGACAATGTGGAGGCCAGTGAAGACCTTCAGCCACCAGCGACTTGGAGGCCTGGAAATCAGTTACTGGCTTACTTACACGAACACAA AGCACGCGTGAACCAGCTGGTGCGTCTGCCGTCGCAGCGCGGGCTCTTCGGCTCGTGCTCCGACGACGGCACCGTGAGACTCTGGGACGCCAACCGGCTTCAGGGACACGCTTACGTTAATAA GTCGAAATCCATGTATAATCGTAGTGCCGGTCCCGTGATATCACTCGCGGCTTGTGAAGGGGGGCAGTCCTTAGTGGCAGCTACTCAGGAGGGATCTATATTTGTACTCAG ACTGGACAGTGGCTCGTCGCGCATGAGCCTGTCCCAGTGCCGTCAGCTGGAGCGCGGGTCTGACGCGTGCGTGGCGTGCGCCTCCGCCGGTGGAGTGCACGCTGGAGTCATCTCCTACGCCACGCTGGGAGCCGCGCTCGTGGGCTGGGACCTGCGTGCGCCGG GTAATGCATGGAAGCTTCAGGGCGACCTGAAACAGGGTGTATACACTTGCCTGTACGCGAATAGCGCAGGATACTTGGCCGTTGGAACTTCAAGCGGAGCCGTTTGCGTGTGGGATTTAAGATTCGGTCTGCCCATCACGTCGGTTAAACATCCTAACT CGGAGCGTATCCGGCGCGTGGTGGGCTTCGGCGGCGGCTCGTCGCGCGTGTGGGCGGCGGGCGCGCGTGACGCGGCGGCGTGGTGCCTCGAGTCCACGCAGCGCACGCACGCGCTGTGGCCCGCCACCGCCGGCGCGCAGCCGCTGCACTACTCCGCCGCC TCGTCGCATTACATGACCGCCGCGTATTGTGGAACACGAGACGGAAGCAGGTTCCTCATATCCGGTGGGTCGGACCAACGGCTCCGTTTCTGGGACCTGCAGCATCCTGAGGACTCGCACGTGCTGCTTCACGCACCCCACGACCAGATGCATTCGGTCAAATATAG AAGTAGAATCATCGACGGAACGACAGTAATCCAGGAGTGCTGTAAGTCCAACCCGTCAACGCCTCCCTCGCTCCAAGAGGACAACGTGTACCGAACTGTGGAGTCTAGGAGCTTCTATCACACCGCACCCATCACAGACATCACTCTCGTCGAGGGGAACAGGTGTTATCTAGTTAGTTCCTCCGCCGACGGTGTGATAAATGTGTGGAAATAG